A portion of the Falsibacillus albus genome contains these proteins:
- the cdaS gene encoding sporulation-specific diadenylate cyclase CdaS, with protein sequence MQESNCDFSPMKKKISESLVEIKQELQLSEAVLEDENYCLLGKLESIREKFMEVESMAASFYLNCYLSSYSNIYSELSVCVQHLSERRHGALIVIERETNVVPFIQKGTQIDAQCTPPLLEAIFYPGNPLHDGAVLIRSDHIISASNVLPLSHKIIENEKLGTRHRAAMGLSEITDALVMVVSEETGKVSFALDGKLFPIATGI encoded by the coding sequence ATGCAAGAATCCAATTGCGATTTTTCACCGATGAAGAAGAAAATTAGCGAATCTTTAGTCGAAATTAAACAGGAACTTCAGTTAAGCGAAGCAGTGCTCGAAGATGAAAATTATTGCTTACTGGGGAAATTGGAATCGATTCGTGAAAAATTCATGGAGGTGGAGTCTATGGCAGCCTCCTTTTATTTGAATTGCTATCTATCTTCTTATAGTAATATTTATAGCGAGCTTTCTGTATGTGTTCAGCATTTATCTGAACGAAGACACGGAGCATTGATTGTAATTGAACGAGAAACGAATGTAGTCCCATTCATTCAAAAAGGGACTCAAATTGATGCGCAATGTACACCCCCTCTATTGGAAGCTATATTTTATCCCGGAAACCCCCTTCATGATGGAGCTGTTCTCATTAGAAGCGACCATATCATCTCTGCTTCCAACGTACTTCCGCTTTCCCACAAAATAATCGAAAATGAAAAGCTAGGCACTCGGCATAGGGCTGCCATGGGGCTCAGTGAAATAACCGATGCGCTCGTCATGGTCGTATCTGAAGAAACAGGAAAAGTTTCATTTGCATTGGATGGAAAGCTGTTTCCCATTGCCACAGGAATTTAA